A stretch of Imperialibacter roseus DNA encodes these proteins:
- a CDS encoding valine--tRNA ligase, whose product MALATKYDPTQVEDKWYKHWMEQGFFKATPNPDKKPYTIVIPPPNVTGVLHMGHMLNNTIQDILIRKARMQGFEACWVPGTDHASIATEAKVVAMLREKGIKKSEIGRDEFMKYAWEWKEKYGGIILEQLKKLGASCDWDRTAFTMDPDYYKAVIRVFVDLHKKGYIYRGLRMINWDCEAKTALSNEEVIYKEDGEKSLLYSVKYAIKGPPDEFVVIATQRPETIMGDTAIAVNPTDERYRHLIGKHALVPFINREIPIIADDYVDKEFGTGCLKVTPAHDPNDYEIGQRHNLQVIDTIDLDGTLNEKCEVPAYVGRDRFVVRKMVVKDLDAAGILVGSEEFVTRIGRSERTNTVVEPKLSLQWFIKMKDISTRAYKAVMDDEVKLHPNKFKNTYAYWMENVRDWCISRQLWWGHRIPAYYYGEGENDFVVAETMEEALEMARKASGNAAMKAEELKQDSDVLDTWASSWLWPTETFGGFADESFDKATGKIDLSKTKDLGYFYPTDTLVTAPEILFFWVARMIIAGYEYTDQRPFKDVYLTGIVRDKQRRKMSKSLGNSPDPLDLIRDFGADGVRTGMLFSSPAGNDLLFDEKLVEQGRNFSNKIWNAYRLVSGWEIDDSLSGKDNEMAIRWFESRFNQALVELEDHFEKFRMSDALMTVYKLIWDDYCSWYLEMIKPAYQAPIDRATYDATIRLFEDLMKVLHPFMPFLTEELWHAMKERGDKDCIIVAEWPEKKSFDAELLEQASWAFEAVGQCRNTRNAKGLSPKEALDLLINTEKKGLYESFMPIMQKLGNLSSVSFTSDKVDNATQFVIKGDEFYIPMSEKIDVEAERKKMEEELAYTKGFLASVMKKLSNERFVAGAPEQVVAMEKQKMADAEGKIKSLEEALKGL is encoded by the coding sequence ATGGCACTGGCTACCAAATACGACCCGACTCAGGTAGAGGACAAATGGTACAAGCACTGGATGGAACAAGGTTTTTTCAAAGCCACACCCAATCCGGACAAGAAACCTTACACAATCGTCATCCCTCCACCAAACGTCACCGGCGTATTGCACATGGGCCATATGCTCAATAACACGATTCAGGACATACTCATCCGTAAGGCCCGTATGCAGGGCTTTGAGGCTTGCTGGGTACCGGGCACCGACCATGCCTCTATCGCTACGGAAGCCAAGGTGGTAGCCATGCTGCGTGAAAAAGGCATCAAGAAATCGGAGATCGGCAGAGACGAGTTCATGAAGTATGCCTGGGAATGGAAAGAAAAATACGGCGGCATCATCCTGGAGCAGCTCAAAAAGCTGGGTGCCAGCTGCGACTGGGATCGTACGGCATTCACCATGGACCCCGACTACTATAAAGCGGTAATCCGGGTATTCGTTGACCTGCACAAGAAGGGTTACATATACCGTGGCCTGCGCATGATCAACTGGGACTGCGAAGCCAAAACTGCCCTTTCCAACGAAGAAGTAATCTACAAGGAGGACGGCGAGAAGTCGCTGCTTTACTCTGTAAAATATGCCATCAAAGGCCCCCCCGATGAGTTTGTAGTCATTGCGACGCAGCGGCCAGAAACCATTATGGGTGACACTGCCATTGCTGTCAACCCAACAGATGAGCGTTACAGGCATTTGATCGGCAAGCATGCCCTTGTGCCTTTTATCAATAGGGAAATTCCGATCATTGCCGACGACTACGTTGACAAGGAGTTTGGTACCGGCTGCCTGAAAGTAACACCTGCCCATGACCCCAATGACTACGAGATTGGACAGCGCCACAACCTGCAGGTAATCGACACCATCGACCTCGACGGCACATTGAACGAAAAGTGTGAAGTGCCTGCTTATGTAGGCAGAGATCGCTTTGTGGTAAGGAAAATGGTCGTAAAAGACCTCGACGCTGCTGGCATCCTTGTTGGGTCAGAGGAGTTCGTTACCAGAATAGGTCGCTCCGAGAGAACCAACACCGTGGTGGAACCCAAGCTTTCGCTACAGTGGTTCATTAAAATGAAAGATATTTCCACCCGTGCTTACAAAGCGGTGATGGACGATGAGGTGAAACTGCATCCCAACAAGTTCAAGAACACCTATGCGTACTGGATGGAAAACGTGCGTGACTGGTGTATCAGTCGGCAGCTTTGGTGGGGTCACCGCATTCCCGCTTACTATTACGGCGAAGGTGAAAATGACTTTGTGGTAGCCGAAACCATGGAAGAAGCTTTGGAAATGGCCAGAAAGGCAAGTGGCAATGCTGCAATGAAGGCTGAAGAGCTGAAGCAAGACTCCGATGTACTGGACACCTGGGCGTCGAGTTGGTTGTGGCCTACTGAGACCTTTGGCGGCTTTGCCGACGAAAGCTTCGACAAGGCAACAGGCAAAATCGACTTATCAAAAACCAAAGACCTAGGCTACTTCTACCCTACCGACACGCTGGTTACAGCTCCGGAAATCCTGTTCTTTTGGGTGGCCCGTATGATCATTGCAGGCTATGAGTATACTGATCAACGTCCGTTTAAAGATGTGTACCTCACAGGCATTGTGCGTGACAAGCAGCGCCGAAAAATGTCGAAGTCGCTGGGCAACTCGCCCGACCCGCTCGACCTCATCCGTGACTTCGGCGCCGACGGGGTGCGCACCGGCATGCTTTTCAGCTCGCCGGCAGGCAACGACCTGTTGTTTGACGAAAAGCTGGTGGAGCAGGGCCGCAACTTCTCCAACAAGATTTGGAACGCCTACCGCCTGGTAAGTGGCTGGGAAATAGATGACAGCCTTTCGGGCAAGGACAACGAAATGGCCATCCGTTGGTTCGAGAGTCGTTTCAATCAGGCTCTTGTGGAGCTGGAAGATCATTTCGAAAAGTTCCGCATGAGCGATGCACTAATGACTGTTTACAAGCTCATTTGGGATGACTACTGCAGCTGGTACCTCGAAATGATCAAGCCTGCCTACCAGGCACCGATTGACAGAGCTACTTACGATGCGACTATCAGGCTGTTTGAAGACCTGATGAAGGTGCTTCACCCATTTATGCCTTTTCTCACCGAAGAGCTTTGGCATGCGATGAAGGAGAGAGGTGACAAAGACTGCATCATCGTTGCTGAGTGGCCAGAGAAAAAGTCTTTTGATGCGGAGCTTTTGGAGCAGGCTAGCTGGGCTTTTGAGGCAGTTGGCCAGTGTCGTAACACGAGAAACGCCAAAGGCCTTTCTCCAAAAGAAGCGCTTGATCTGTTGATTAATACAGAAAAGAAAGGATTGTATGAATCCTTTATGCCCATCATGCAAAAGCTGGGCAATTTGAGTTCAGTAAGCTTTACTTCCGACAAAGTGGATAACGCCACACAGTTTGTTATTAAAGGTGATGAGTTCTACATCCCTATGAGTGAGAAAATTGATGTAGAAGCCGAACGCAAGAAAATGGAAGAAGAGCTGGCCTACACCAAAGGCTTTCTGGCTTCAGTAATGAAGAAGCTCAGCAATGAGCGCTTTGTGGCCGGTGCACCCGAGCAGGTAGTGGCCATGGAAAAGCAGAAGATGGCAGATGCCGAAGGAAAGATCAAGAGTTTGGAAGAGGCGCTTAAGGGATTATAA
- a CDS encoding YybH family protein has product MRKVLVIAFLVCDILVYAQSGNHGAEKAAWMKAVTSEEVDLGKKYTDKAIVVHADSEGLKTIDVDNISDFYKNRRWERVESLTSIAAFNASTHIGYEIITFRANNENYIQLVIWNQKEGRPLRELEVLAKSESEDNVGHEAIDAARDEWIRVCNEHDPLKLVAERYMPDALYYNHKPLVVGTEAIAKQYGYMGNSSYQLNLTPLVTKMATSDLAFEIGQCSGSYQGKYLLVWRKSAKNGWQVAFDSNI; this is encoded by the coding sequence ATGCGGAAAGTATTGGTGATAGCCTTTTTGGTTTGCGACATTTTGGTGTACGCTCAGTCAGGTAATCACGGCGCTGAGAAGGCTGCCTGGATGAAGGCTGTGACGTCAGAGGAAGTCGACCTCGGCAAGAAATATACAGACAAGGCCATTGTGGTGCATGCTGATAGTGAGGGATTGAAAACCATAGATGTAGATAACATTTCCGACTTCTATAAAAACCGAAGGTGGGAAAGGGTGGAGTCATTGACTTCTATTGCAGCCTTTAACGCTAGTACGCACATTGGCTATGAGATAATCACTTTTAGAGCTAACAATGAAAACTATATTCAACTTGTCATCTGGAACCAAAAGGAGGGTAGGCCACTGAGGGAACTTGAAGTACTTGCGAAGTCTGAAAGCGAAGACAATGTAGGCCACGAGGCGATCGATGCGGCAAGAGACGAGTGGATTCGGGTTTGTAATGAGCACGATCCTTTGAAGTTGGTAGCCGAGCGGTATATGCCCGACGCTTTGTACTATAATCATAAACCGTTGGTTGTGGGCACTGAAGCGATAGCAAAACAATACGGATATATGGGTAACTCCAGCTACCAATTGAACCTGACGCCGCTGGTAACTAAAATGGCGACCTCAGACCTGGCATTTGAAATTGGGCAGTGCTCGGGGAGTTACCAGGGGAAATATCTGTTGGTTTGGCGCAAGAGTGCGAAGAATGGCTGGCAGGTAGCGTTCGACTCGAATATTTGA
- a CDS encoding MFS transporter → MELTATAPSTSGEIQWKQLWSLVALYASVIIGWIAYYNYQPILLHKYNFTDLTLFLFIAQGIIMVVTPPIAGLLGDRFRKSKGNRLPIISAGISAAAMVFMSVAFTLIMDPGETFKWILPILIVFWLASMSIFTSPAISTIDLFAPSNKLPRAMAIITIVYGALYALEPVIVDLVDFLGAPITFVVGGIITAGSGFLMKKNMGNSLDGIVTDVKKEDTKKSDYTYAFIVGLAFGVSTTILFNLFPGWLEPKIGHVFDVSSSVIISIVLFLSAVFSLPISRMVEKRPIYISLLISIIAIFAIIYAIYFVENSYVTIVLLLLFSFFYSMVSVCGLPVALSVINDKNKVFGVGIFFSGFELPNGILEAVLVAQGLY, encoded by the coding sequence ATGGAATTAACTGCAACAGCACCTTCAACCTCTGGCGAAATTCAATGGAAGCAACTATGGAGCCTCGTAGCCCTTTATGCATCGGTCATTATCGGCTGGATTGCCTACTACAACTACCAGCCAATACTCCTTCATAAATACAATTTTACTGACCTCACTCTATTTCTTTTTATAGCTCAGGGTATTATTATGGTGGTTACCCCACCTATTGCCGGACTTTTGGGTGACCGGTTCAGAAAATCAAAGGGCAACAGACTTCCGATCATTAGTGCTGGTATCAGTGCTGCGGCCATGGTTTTTATGTCTGTGGCATTTACGCTGATCATGGATCCGGGAGAAACCTTTAAATGGATACTTCCTATCCTTATTGTATTCTGGCTGGCCTCCATGAGTATTTTCACCAGCCCTGCTATTTCTACGATTGACCTGTTTGCCCCATCAAATAAATTACCAAGGGCGATGGCCATTATCACTATTGTGTATGGTGCGTTGTATGCTCTCGAGCCAGTGATTGTCGATCTGGTGGATTTCCTGGGAGCGCCAATTACTTTCGTTGTTGGAGGCATAATTACAGCCGGTTCAGGCTTCTTGATGAAAAAGAACATGGGCAATAGCCTGGACGGTATTGTGACTGACGTAAAGAAAGAGGACACAAAGAAATCTGACTATACTTATGCATTTATTGTCGGTTTGGCTTTTGGGGTGTCCACTACGATTCTTTTCAACTTGTTTCCAGGTTGGTTGGAGCCTAAAATAGGACACGTATTTGACGTAAGCAGTAGTGTGATTATTTCCATAGTGCTCTTCCTCTCAGCTGTATTCTCACTGCCGATAAGCCGAATGGTTGAAAAACGTCCAATTTACATTTCGTTGTTGATTAGTATCATAGCCATCTTTGCTATCATCTACGCCATTTACTTTGTAGAAAACTCATACGTAACCATCGTATTGCTTTTACTTTTCTCCTTCTTCTACAGCATGGTATCTGTATGTGGTCTTCCGGTGGCTTTGAGCGTGATCAACGACAAGAACAAAGTGTTTGGTGTGGGCATCTTCTTTAGCGGCTTTGAATTGCCCAACGGAATTCTCGAAGCGGTACTGGTGGCTCAGGGACTTTACTAA
- the fahA gene encoding fumarylacetoacetase: MIITANEPSLKSWVEVRPGSDFPIQNLPFGIFQTADTQPRVGVAIGDYVLDLKMLAHEGFLEALHIPESVFAQPYLNELMAYGKEKITEVRNRIADLLNVENEDLQDEEDLLADLLVPMKEAKMLMPVLVRDYTDFYSSKEHATNVGTMFRDPANALLPNWKHLPVGYHGRASSIIVSGEPIRRPKGQRKDGDKDQPVFGPSGRLDFELEMAFITCKENKLGESISTSEADDYIFGFVLFNDWSARDMQAWEYVPLGPFLAKNFASSVSPWVVTLDALKPFRVAGPTQEPEVLPYLKAEGLNNFDINLEVGIQPKGGAEKVVCRSNFKHMYWNIRQQLAHHTINGCNINVGDMYASGTISGPTPDSYGSMLELAWKGTKPIPMPDGTNRSFLQDGDTVTMRGFAEKDGIRIGFGEVKAEILPAT; the protein is encoded by the coding sequence ATGATTATAACAGCAAACGAACCCTCATTAAAATCATGGGTAGAAGTCAGGCCAGGGTCTGACTTCCCCATTCAAAACCTTCCCTTCGGTATTTTTCAAACAGCGGACACCCAGCCAAGAGTTGGTGTGGCCATCGGAGACTATGTGCTTGACCTCAAAATGCTGGCCCACGAAGGGTTTCTGGAGGCGCTTCATATACCGGAATCGGTGTTCGCCCAACCCTACCTGAATGAATTGATGGCCTACGGAAAGGAAAAGATCACTGAGGTGAGGAACAGAATAGCCGACCTTCTCAATGTTGAAAATGAAGATCTCCAGGATGAGGAGGATTTGCTGGCTGACCTGCTGGTGCCGATGAAAGAGGCGAAAATGCTCATGCCGGTGCTGGTGCGGGACTACACCGATTTCTACTCCAGCAAAGAGCACGCCACCAATGTAGGCACCATGTTTCGTGATCCGGCTAATGCCTTGCTGCCTAACTGGAAGCACTTGCCCGTGGGCTATCATGGCAGGGCGTCGTCCATCATTGTCAGCGGGGAACCTATACGTCGGCCGAAAGGGCAGCGAAAAGATGGCGACAAAGACCAGCCGGTGTTTGGGCCGAGTGGGCGCCTCGACTTCGAATTAGAAATGGCATTTATCACCTGCAAAGAGAACAAGCTGGGTGAAAGCATTTCTACATCGGAAGCTGATGACTACATTTTCGGCTTTGTACTTTTCAACGATTGGTCGGCCAGGGACATGCAAGCCTGGGAGTATGTGCCGCTCGGGCCGTTTCTTGCCAAAAATTTTGCGTCGTCTGTGTCGCCGTGGGTGGTGACCCTCGATGCACTGAAGCCATTTAGAGTGGCGGGCCCAACGCAGGAACCGGAAGTTTTGCCTTACCTGAAGGCCGAAGGTCTCAACAACTTTGATATCAACCTCGAAGTGGGGATTCAGCCAAAAGGAGGTGCCGAGAAAGTGGTGTGCCGATCCAACTTCAAACACATGTACTGGAACATCCGCCAGCAGCTAGCCCACCATACTATCAACGGATGCAATATCAATGTTGGCGATATGTATGCTTCCGGCACCATCAGTGGCCCAACGCCAGACAGCTATGGTTCCATGCTGGAGCTCGCCTGGAAAGGAACGAAGCCCATTCCAATGCCTGACGGAACGAATCGTAGCTTCCTTCAGGATGGCGACACGGTAACCATGCGTGGCTTTGCAGAAAAAGATGGGATAAGAATTGGTTTTGGTGAAGTAAAGGCTGAAATTTTACCAGCTACTTAA
- a CDS encoding GDSL-type esterase/lipase family protein — protein sequence MKSIFLTLMLAGFFMVKAQPIKVACVGDSITEGHGIDEEDKRYPQVLGQLLGADYEVRNYGISGRTLLKQGDFPYWNEPKYKEVLAWQPDIVVIKLGTNDSKPQNWKYKGDFIDEYLEFIQSFASLPSQPKIYICLPVPVYKDAFDITEEVVKGGVIPRVEQTAKETKLKTIDLYKALSGHPEMFPDGVHPNAAGASLIAEAVYKKIK from the coding sequence ATGAAATCCATTTTTCTTACGCTTATGCTTGCAGGTTTTTTTATGGTTAAGGCCCAACCAATCAAAGTGGCCTGTGTTGGTGATAGTATCACCGAAGGTCACGGCATTGACGAGGAAGACAAGCGATACCCGCAAGTACTGGGCCAGCTGCTTGGTGCTGATTATGAGGTTAGAAATTACGGCATCAGCGGAAGAACACTATTAAAACAAGGGGACTTTCCCTATTGGAACGAACCGAAGTACAAAGAGGTGTTGGCGTGGCAGCCTGACATCGTTGTCATCAAGCTTGGCACGAACGACAGCAAGCCACAAAACTGGAAATACAAGGGAGACTTTATTGACGAGTACCTGGAGTTTATCCAGTCATTTGCTTCGTTGCCCAGCCAGCCAAAAATCTACATTTGCCTGCCGGTGCCGGTTTACAAAGATGCTTTTGACATTACCGAGGAAGTAGTAAAAGGAGGTGTGATTCCCAGAGTGGAGCAAACGGCAAAAGAGACCAAATTGAAAACGATTGACCTTTACAAGGCGTTGTCGGGGCATCCCGAAATGTTTCCTGACGGAGTGCATCCCAATGCCGCCGGAGCAAGCCTGATAGCCGAAGCTGTTTACAAGAAAATCAAATAA
- a CDS encoding flavin reductase family protein → MDQLMTIDPKDISVPALHGLMQGVVAPRPIAFASTVDKDGKVNLSPFSFFNMFSSNPPILIFSPSRRVRDNSTKHTLDNVHEHGEVVINIVNYAMVQQMSLSSTEYEKGVNEFIKAGFTEVPSEKVKPPRVGESPAAFECKVKQIIPLGDQGGAGNLVICEVLLIHFKKEILDEQGRVDTEKVDTVARMGGNWYCRAHGEALFEVPKPLETKGIGVDQLPERIRLSNVLTGNDLGMLGNVEHLPSDAEVREYHKHEKVQLLVAEYENDPTGFEEALHQLAQQYLHDGYVEIAWKILLQI, encoded by the coding sequence ATGGATCAGCTGATGACCATTGACCCGAAGGATATAAGCGTTCCGGCTTTGCACGGGCTTATGCAGGGAGTGGTAGCCCCGAGGCCTATAGCATTTGCCAGCACAGTTGATAAAGATGGAAAGGTCAATCTCAGCCCTTTCAGCTTTTTCAATATGTTTAGTTCCAACCCACCCATTCTTATTTTTTCTCCATCAAGAAGGGTGCGGGACAATTCCACCAAACACACATTGGACAATGTGCACGAACATGGTGAAGTGGTGATCAATATTGTGAACTATGCCATGGTGCAGCAAATGTCGCTATCGAGCACGGAATATGAGAAAGGTGTCAATGAGTTTATCAAGGCTGGGTTTACGGAAGTTCCTTCAGAAAAAGTGAAGCCGCCGAGGGTAGGGGAGTCGCCAGCAGCTTTTGAATGTAAGGTGAAGCAAATCATTCCTCTCGGAGACCAGGGCGGTGCTGGCAATCTTGTGATTTGTGAGGTGTTGCTCATACATTTCAAAAAAGAAATACTTGACGAACAGGGGAGAGTGGATACAGAAAAGGTAGACACCGTTGCTCGCATGGGAGGCAACTGGTATTGCAGAGCCCACGGGGAGGCGTTATTTGAAGTTCCAAAACCCCTGGAGACCAAAGGCATTGGGGTGGATCAGCTACCTGAGCGTATAAGGCTAAGTAATGTGCTTACTGGCAACGATTTGGGCATGTTAGGTAATGTGGAGCACCTGCCAAGCGATGCAGAGGTAAGAGAGTACCATAAGCACGAGAAGGTACAACTGCTGGTAGCGGAATACGAAAATGACCCAACTGGTTTTGAGGAGGCACTGCATCAGCTCGCCCAGCAATACCTGCATGATGGGTATGTGGAGATAGCGTGGAAGATTTTGTTGCAGATTTAG